One window from the genome of Eleginops maclovinus isolate JMC-PN-2008 ecotype Puerto Natales chromosome 15, JC_Emac_rtc_rv5, whole genome shotgun sequence encodes:
- the phip gene encoding PH-interacting protein isoform X4, which produces MKCTFTQVKLYRHISPDHLLQVCSRVCPLLETEVPASVPGLNSLLGAGRQNLLRTSKSCKHVVWKGSALAALHCGRPPEPPIIYGSPPNIVETNFSRRLNGSYRLKQLVPTVVYLHMKMHKRILGHLSSVYCVTFDRTGRRIFTGSDDCLVKIWGTDDGRLLATLRGHAAEISDMAVSYENTMIAAGSCDKTIRVWCLQTCAPLAVLEGHAASITSLQFSPLCCGSKRYLSSTGADGTICFWQWDARTLKFGQRPSKFTERSRPGVQMICSSFSAGGMFLATGSTDHIIRVYYFGSGQPEKISELESHTDKVDSIQFSHCSDRFVSGSRDGTARIWQLQPQGWRSILLDMQTKLPGKYNPPPLEDKVTKLKVTMVAWDRHDGSVITAANNLTLKVWNSTTGNLVHVLMGHEDEVFVLEPHPFDPRILFSAGHDGNCIVWDLARGVKIRSYFNMIEGQGHGALFDCKCSPDGQHFAATDSHGHLLIFGFGSSSRYDKISDQMFFHTDYRPLIRDANNYVLDEQTQQAPHLMPPPFLVDVDGNPHPPRYQRLVPGREGCRDEHLIPQMGVTSSGLNQVVSEQAMEGPSPLDSMIQRLQQEQDQRLGGNDTYASGNTRSNRGSVGSPTEVHSPPNVGLRRSGQIEGVRQMHSNAPRSQMATEGDLVAWSRRVLVPELENASVRRQITWREAKGEEEINIYQSERRRRTIHSLPKESRVHPTSEAVDEGRKSQGNHGYHTRAAMEETSRQSAEAADEDDSTSEGELPDVRQINGHSSDEEKEEQQKEPWPEDHSSSSDYSSDYSDWTADAGINLEPPKKSVRVKKKSSSSEEDGEKKREGKKDRKKDKVDKDGAVPKKKQPKEKRKRSSLQEQGLTLEEWLPSAWITDTVPRRCPYIPQMGDELYYFRQGHEAYVEMARQKKIYSINPKKQPWQKMELREQELVKIVGIKYEVGLPTLCCLKLSFLDPDSGRLTGGSFSMKYHDMPDVIDFLILRQQFDNARKRQWSIGDRFRSVIDDAWWFGTIESQEPFQPQYPDSLFQCYNVCWDNGDTEKMSPWDMEPIPDDATFPEELGMSVPLVEQEQKELLYVPMDGEWGCHIRAEECERIIKAIDQLCTLDVAAPFAFPVDLQAYPTYCTVVAYVTDLSTIRERLVNRFYRRLSSLMWEVRYIEHNAQAFNEPGAFIVTTAKFVCDLILQFIKDQSLTDIMPLYKTMKKATFSDSEDEDDEEEDEDTNTPGTSTRNHKGRRPTQRQLRTRPPSYDPHAWKGRCKELLDLIFQCEDSEPFREPVDLQEYPDYLQIVDSPMDFSTVLNTLNEGKYQSPIKLCKDIRLIFSNSKAYTPSKKSRIYSMSLRLSALFEEHVSSILADYKAIHGLTDKMTRQSTDRQTRHTTDRQTRHAMKRRRRRSESPASSTASSPERKRRVSSRVTARKEPSPPPSRLPSLRQIVPVKQPPQLVNGKTDTPAAGRTRSAARHSTHSPPSSSSSHNASSSTQSIAESTRSLRAHTSVSATQPASEKVTPSSAAEDSRGGSTRRKLRTPVRLKPGSPASPPTQSTVHLNGHGSHVTLGVGRRGRRSRVDPPVSPPEVTTPGSPSRPRGRPPGKKKGKKNKQDLQEGGRRSNRRSSTPDDDPDQSTGDEGGTSSAQETAVLSDSGMSSTPRRRGRPRAVRTDEAPPPGEVPPESPEPSALRRSSRRANEEVTPPQQAATQRPSRRESSQEEEGDEAGGSMRTRNQGRRSAWYVEEDSEEEQRQLLFEDSSITFGTSSKGRVRKLTEKAKANLIGW; this is translated from the exons GGCTCAGACGACTGCCTAGTGAAGATCTGGGGAACAGATGACGGGCGTCTGCTGGCGACGCTGCGTGGACACGCCGCTGAGATCTCAGACATGGCTGTGAGCTACGAGAACACCATGATCGCTGCCGGGTCATGTGACAAGACCATCAGGGTGTGGTGCTTACAGACCTGCGCCCCTCTGGCCGTCCTGGAGGGACATGCAGCCTCCATCACCTCTCTGCAG ttttcccctctctgctgcGGCTCAAAGCGCTACCTCTCCTCCACTGGAGCTGACGGCACCATCTGCTTCTGGCAGTGGGATGCACGCACGCTTAAGTTTGG tcagaGGCCCAGTAAATTCACGGAGCGTTCCAGGCCTGGCGTCCAGATGATCTGCTCCTCCTTCAGCGCCG GTGGGATGTTCCTGGCCACTGGAAGCACGGATCACATCATTAGAGTGTACTACTTTGGCTCAGGCCAACCAGAGAAGATCTCTGAACTTGAGTCCCATACA GACAAAGTCGACAGCATCCAGTTCTCACATTGCAGTGACAG gtTTGTGAGCGGCAGCAGGGACGGTACAGCGCGAATCTGGCAGCTGCAGCCTCAGGGGTGGAGGAGCATTCTGCTGGACATGCAGACCAAATTAccagg GAAGTACAACCCTCCACCGCTGGAAGACAAAGTGACCAAGCTGAAGGTTACCATGGTAGCATGGGATCGCCATGATGGCAGCGTGATCACAGCGGCCAACAACCTGACGCTGAAGGTGTGGAACTCCACCACCGGGAACCTCGTACACGTACTCATG GGTCATGAGGATGAGGTGTTTGTCCTGGAACCACACCCCTTTGATCCCAGGATCCTTTTCTCAGCGGGGCATGATGGGAACTGCATCGTGTGGGACCTGGCCAGAGGAGTCAAGATCCGCTCTTATTTCAACATG ATCGAGGGCCAAGGGCACGGAGCGCTGTTTGACTGCAAATGTAGTCCAGATGGGCAACATTTCGCAGCCACAGACTCCCATGGACACCTGCTCATCTTTGGCTTCGGCTCCAGTAGCAGATATGACAAG ATTTCCGACCAGATGTTCTTCCACACTGACTACCGACCGCTGATCCGAGACGCCAACAATTATGTGCTGGACGAGCAGACCCAGCAGGCGCCGCACCTCATGCCCCCGCCCTTCCTGGTGGATGTGGACGGAAACCCCCACCCTCCCAGATACCAGCGGCTGGTGCCCGGCAGGGAGGGCTGCAGGGACGAGCATCTCATCCCGCAGATGGGGGTCACTTCCTCAG GCCTGAACCAAGTGGTGAGTGAGCAGGCGATGGAAGGTCCCAGTCCTCTGGATTCCATGATTCAGaggctgcagcaggagcaggacCAGAGACTGGGAGGCAATGACACCTATGCCTCCGGAAACACCAGGTCCAACAGAG GTTCTGTGGGCTCTCCCACAGAGGTGCATTCCCCGCCCAACGTGGGTCTGCGCCGCAGCGGGCAGATCGAGGGCGTGCGCCAGATGCACAGCAACGCCCCTCGCAGCCAGATGGCCACAGAGGGAGACCTGGTGGCCTGGAGCCGCAGGGTGCTGGTGCCCGAGCTGGAGAACGCCTCCGTCAG GAGACAGATAACCTGGCGTGAGGctaaaggagaggaggagatcaaTATTTATCAGTCAGAAAGGAGGAGACGCACCATCCACTCCCTCCCCAAGGAGAGCCGG GTTCATCCGACATCAGAGGCAGTGGATGAGGGGAGGAAGAGCCAGGGTAACCACGGCTACCACACGCGTGCCGCTATGGAGGAGACGAGCCGCCAGAGCGCTGAGGCTGCAGATGAGGATGACAGCACCTCAGAG GGAGAGCTGCCGGATGTTCGGCAAATCAACGGGCATTCCTCagatgaggagaaggaggagcagcAAAAAGAGCCCTGGCCGGAGGACCACAGTAGTTCAAG TGACTACTCCAGCGATTACTCCGACTGGACAGCCGACGCAGGGATCAACCTTGAGCCGCCCAAGAagagtgtgagagtgaaaaagaaaagcagcagctcagaggaagacggagagaagaaaagggagGGGAAGAAGGATAGAAAGAAGGACAAGGTCGACAAAGACGGCGCAGTACCAAAGAAGAAGCAGccaaaggagaagaggaag AGGTCTAGTCTCCAGGAGCAGGGGCTAACACTGGAGGAGTGGCTTCCCTCTGCCTGGATCACGGACACGGTCCCCCGGAGATGTCCTTACATACCCCAGATGGGCGACGAG ttATACTACTTCAGACAGGGCCATGAAGCCTACGTGGAGATGGCCAgacaaaaaaagatttacagCATCAACCCTAAGAAGCAGCCCTGGCAAAAGATGGAGCTACGG GAGCAGGAGTTGGTGAAGATAGTGGGCATTAAGTATGAGGTGGGTCTGCCCACTCTGTGCTGTCTGAAGCTCTCCTTCCTGGACCCCGACAGCGGCAGACTGACCGGAGGATCCTTCTCTATGAA ATACCACGACATGCCTGATGTCATCGACTTCCTGATTCTGCGACAACAGTTTGACAACGCCAGAAAGAGGCAGTGGAGTATAG gGGACAGGTTTCGGTCGGTCATTGACGATGCCTGGTGGTTCGGGACTATTGAGAGCCAGGAGCCCTTCCAGCCTCAGTATCCTGACAGCCTGTTCCAGTGCTACAACGTCTG CTGGGATAATGGAGACACAGAGAAGATGAGTCCGTGGGACATGGAGCCCATCCCTGATGATG CAACGTTCCCTGAAGAATTGGGCATGAGTGTCCCGCTGGTGGAACAGGAGCAGAAGGAACTGCTGTACGTCCCGATGGACGGGGAGTGGGGCTGCCACATACGTGCAGAGGAGTGTGAACGCATCATCAAAGCCATTGACCAGCTCTGCACACTCG ATGTGGCAGCACCATTCGCCTTCCCTGTGGACCTCCAAGCTTACCCTACCTACTGCACGGTGGTGGCCTACGTCACTGACCTCAGCACCATACGGGAGAGGCTGGTGAACCGCTTCTACAG aCGCCTGTCCTCCCTGATGTGGGAGGTCCGTTACATTGAACACAACGCTCAGGCGTTCAATGAGCCCGGAGCGTTCATCGTCACCACCGCCAAGTTTGTCTGTGACCTCATACTACAGTTCATTAA GGACCAAAGCCTGACAGACATCATGCCCCTCTATAAAACTATGAAGAAGGCCACCTTCTCTGACTCTGAGGATGAG gatgatgaggaggaggatgaagataCGAATACTCCTGGAACATCCACACGAAACCACAAG ggCCGTCGACCCACGCAGCGGCAACTGCGAACGCGCCCCCCTTCATACGACCCTCACGCGTGGAAGGGCCGCTGTAAGGAGCTGCTGGATCTCATCTTTCAGTGTGAAGACTCGGAGCCCTTTAGAGAACCTGTGGACCTACAGGAATACCCC gaCTACCTTCAAATCGTTGACTCGCCAATGGACTTCAGCACCGTCCTCAACACGCTCAATGAAGGAAAGTACCAATCTCCCATTAAGCTCTGCAAAGACATCCGGCTCATTTTCAGCAATTCCAAAGCTTACACGCCCAGTAAGAAGTCTCGG ATCTACAGCATGAGTCTGAGGCTCTCTGCTCTTTTTGAGGAGCACGTCAGCTCCATCCTGGCCGACTACAAGGCCATCCACGGTCTGACAGATAAGATGACCAGGCagagcacagacagacagacgcgACACAcgacggacagacagacacggCACGCCATgaagcggaggaggaggaggagtgaatCTCCAGCAAGCAGCACGGCATCCAG TCCAGAGAGGAAGAGACGCGTATCATCCAGGGTGACCGCGAGAAAGGAGCCGTCGCCGCCTCCTTCAAGGCTCCCCTCTCTGAGACAGATTGTCCCCGTCAAACAGCCCCCTCAGCTGGTCAACGGGAAGACAGACACTCCAGCTGCAGGACGAACACGGAGTGCGGCACGCCATTCTACACACTCTCCAccctcctcatcttcttctcaTAACGCCAGTAGCAGCACACAGAGCATAGCAG AGTCTACCCGCTCCTTGAGGGCTCACACTTCTGTGTCAGCAACGCAACCGGCTTCTGAGAAGGTGACGCCCTCTTCAGCAGCGGAGGATAGCAGAGGGGGAAGCACCCGGAGGAAACTCAGGACTCCTGTACGACTTAAACCTG GCTCTCCTGCCAGCCCTCCGACCCAGAGCACAGTCCACCTGAATGGCCACGGTAGTCATGTGACCCTGGGAGTGGGGAGGAGGGGGCGCAGATCCAGAGTTGATCCACCAGTGAGTCCTCCGGAAGTTACGACTCCAGGGAGCCCTTCCAGACCACGGGGCCGCCCTCCCGGCAAGAAGAAAGGCAAGAAGAACAAGCAGGACCtgcaggagggggggaggagaagCAACCGCAGGAGCTCAACTCCTGATGATGATCCCGACCAATCAACGGGGGACGAAGGTGGGACGTCTTCAGCGCAGGAAACAGCCGTGCTGTCGGACTCTGGCATGTCGTCAACGCCTAGGCGGCGCGGACGGCCCAGAGCGGTAAGAACTGATGAAGCCCCGCCTCCTGGGGAGGTGCCTCCTGAGTCCCCTGAGCCCTCTGCgctgaggaggagcagcaggagagccAACGAGGAGGTCACGCCTCCTCAGCAGGCGGCTACTCAGCGACCCAGTCGGAGAGAGTCttcacaggaagaggaaggggatgAGGCGGGGGGGTCCATGCGCACGCGTAACCAGGGGCGGCGGTCCGCCTGGTACGTGGAGGAGGACtctgaggaggagcagaggcagCTGCTGTTTGAGGACTCGTCAATCACATTTGGCACCTCCTCAAAGGGGCGGGTCCGAAAGCTGACAGAGAAGGCCAAAGCCAATCTCATTGGCTGGTAA